AACGGACCAGACCCTGCAGGCGCAGTGAGAAGACTCCCGGGAGAAAACTCAGGAGTGAAAATAGAGGTAAGTTGAAGGGAGCCCGCTTCCTGTTTCGTGGGAGGATGGCTGGGGTtggctttcatttcatttcacaagAATTTTTGCAGCTTTTTGTGTgctgttcctttttatttgtttatttgagacagagtctcgctctgtcgcccaggctggagtgcagtggcgcgatctcggctcactgcaagctccgcctcccgggttcaaaccattctcctgcctcagcctcccgagtagctgggactacaggcgcccaccaccacgcccagctaattttttatatttttagtagagacggagtttcaccctgttagccaggatggtctcgatctcttgacctcgtgatccgcccgcctcggcctcccaaagtgctgggattacaggcatgagccatcttatCCTCTTAGGCACCCGCTTCCTTTGTATGTTCAGCCACAGGCAGCCTTTGGAGTTAGAATGATGCTTTGGGGGATCACTTTGAATCTTTGTTAGTTGGTATGGGAAGAAACTTCAGTCTGTGGGTAATTTGACCCCACTGCTGAGGCGCTACTCCCCTAGCACTCTCTTCAAAGCCCCTTGGACTAGGCAGACTTTTCACTCCAGCTGTGGAGACTCAGATTCTTCACCGCCCAGAGTGACCCCAGGAATTTTCCAGCCTGCTCCTTTCTCGCGCCGCTTTCCCAGCCCAGGCAGTTTCCTCTCATTGATGCTCTGATCTGTGCTTGGACAGGGGACTTCCCACAGAGctctctctgcttccctctctccaccccctccccagtaCTGCTTCTGTGTCCTATACTTGTCACTGTGAGGTCCAGCAGACTCTCCCCAAGTTCTCAACTCAGGAGAACATATACGCTCTGCTTGATTTCCCTctccctgctctccagcctggaaacTCCGTGCAGGTTTGAGCTGGGTACTTATAGGAGCCCCAACCCTTGTTTCCTGCCTTCACTCCACTGTCCCATGCACCCTTGTCCAGTGTCTAAAACCACTGGGTTCATATCGTTCATCTGgcagtttactttttatttgttttttattttttattttatttatttatttattttttgagatggagtctcgctctgtcgcccaggctggagtgcagtggcgcaatctcggctcactgcaagctccgcctcccgggttcacgccattctcctgcctcagcctctccgagtagctgggactacaggcgcccgccaccacgcccggctaattttttgtatttttagtagagacggggtttcaccgtggtctcgatctcctgacctcgtgatccgcccgcctcggcctcccaaagtgctggaattacaagcatgagccaccgcgcccggccgcagtttactttttaaatacaagggaggccggtcgcagtggctcacgcctgtaatcccagcactttgggaggccaagacatgcggatcacttgaggtcaggggttcaagaccagcctgacgaacatggtgaaacaatgtctctactaaaaaaacaccaaatattagccaggtgtggtggtgcgtgcctgtaatcccagctacttgggaggctgaagcaggagaatcacttgaacccaggaggcagaagttgcagtgagctgagatcatgccactgcactccagcctggcgacagagcaagactctgtctcaaaaaaatatatatatatatgtatttatcttttttattagaaAGTAATACTTCCCACTGAAACTACCAGAAACATCCAGAAAATGGAGCAGAAAAACGCAGCCCAGGGATCAGAAAAACCCTCAGGTACAGTGTCCTCAGAGCCTTACATGTAGTAGAGAAAATTTTCCAGCCCATCTCCATCTTCTCGAGTCTGATATGCTCATCCAAGCCCCAAGAGGGGGCATCTCAGGGGATTCCAGGGCTGCCCTCAGCATCCCCCAAGCTCCCTGCCCACAGCTCAGGTGACAGTAAAAGGCCCCACAGGGGTGGGATGTGAGTCCCCACATCAGGGGAGCACTCCCAGGCAGCAAATATGCCATCACATCCAGTCAGTATCCTCTGAAACATTTTAAGGAACTTGAGCAAGACCCAGGCTCTCAGATGTTTCCTTGCCTGTCTCAGTGACTGGATGTGTCAGGCATCAGGACTCAGGCAGATGCTGAATCTCTCACTTCTCATTTAAGGTCCTATTATCTTCCATAACTGAATAAAGTCAAGTTTGGACCTGTCCATGCAGAGGCAGGATCCTGCACATGGGCAGGTGAGTTATGCCAAAGTATGTCCAtattcctctttccttccagTCCACTCAATTAAACCTTGGAGTGACCAGGAAATCCAGAGTTTCCTGCAAGAATGGGAATTTCTTGAGCGTGAGGTGTACAGGGTGAAGAAGAAGTATCACATAGTATCAAAAACAATTGCTGTGCGTCTCAAGGAGAGGGGTATGAATAAGAGCTggaaggaatgtctccagatgCTGATAAGCTTGCAGGACTTATACTTCACTATTCAGGAGGCCAACCAGAGGCCAATGTGCCAACCCTTGCCATGTCCTTATGGCGAGGCCCTGCACAGGATTCTGGGGTACAGATGGAAGATCAGCGTCTTCTCAGGTTTGTGTCTTTTGTGTTCGTCTCCATGGTCCTTTAGTGAGTGCCAttgtcttcccccaccccacccccaccatcctCGTGCCCTGAGTAGAGCAGAGAATGACGGGACAGGCCCCTGCCCAGAGTCCCTCGACACACAGCACAGGGGACTTGCTGCTCTGATGGGCTGCCTgcctctatttttcctttttgttcttccCCAAAGTAATAATTCTGAGGACTTTGTTCATGGACTTGTTCAGAATGGACATGGCCCGGGGCTGGGCGAGGTCACAGGCAAGGATTCAGGTACAGGGTGGGTGATGCCTTCATGAGCCCTCCATGTGTCTTCTCTCTCTCAGGTCCTCCCTGTGCAGATGTGGTTCACCTCGCACCTC
The Symphalangus syndactylus isolate Jambi chromosome 7, NHGRI_mSymSyn1-v2.1_pri, whole genome shotgun sequence genome window above contains:
- the MSANTD5 gene encoding putative uncharacterized protein MSANTD5 yields the protein MEQKNAAQGSEKPSVHSIKPWSDQEIQSFLQEWEFLEREVYRVKKKYHIVSKTIAVRLKERGMNKSWKECLQMLISLQDLYFTIQEANQRPMCQPLPCPYGEALHRILGYRWKISVFSGPPCADVVHLAPPGHQPQAHGVPIVFQEPMWAPTPVIFVENPQVPRWEPWNMNGHVPYMYPAFPPAAPGPLPQWAISTD